Proteins encoded by one window of Kribbella flavida DSM 17836:
- a CDS encoding S8 family serine peptidase produces MTGITGTAASSADLQAAPAGHGGPDTTITLISGDQVRLRGAEPPVVRGGPGRAGMRFHISKQGADTHVLPYDAAALVAEGRVDRRLFNVTRLAELDFDDRSRGDIPLIVAGSSEKLRAMTSVGRKLGLGSVGAVALREPKAQAAEFWNSVRGSAKRTLATGVQKIWLDGTVEATLDRSVPQIGATAAWQAGHTGAGTKVAVLDTGIDTGHADLSDAVVQEQDFTGSESGTDDRSGHGTHVASIITGSGAASGGNHRGVAPDTQLLNGKVLGDDGTGSESGVLAGMEWAVAQGADVVNLSLGSSDPGDGTTPLEQAVDRLTAESGALFVVAAGNDGPGSQTVGSPASADAALAVGAVDSSDHLAEFSSRGPRVGDGAIKPDLTAPGVGIVAARAQHATVGEPVGAGYSRLSGTSMATPHVAGAAAILAGQHPDWTAGRLKAALMGTAEPNQALTVYQQGSGRVDVARATTQQVRPAIGSLNLGTAQWPHHDDQPITRTVTYHNDSDQPVTLTLSADDVEAPGGEPAPAGMFTVTAKNLTVPAHGSASAGLIAHPAVDGPDGTYKGALVASAGTTRVRITVALYREVESYDVTVKTVDWDGRPARPDHFLIANVDRPGFALLHFPEATSSVRLPKGRYYFDSFLFRINSEQPFSYSAAYFIEPETTVSGTTTLTLDARDTVPIGFGTDRPEAELGGHQISSWRDTPYAGEDSIGFSAGGTDLFPIVEDLRIRPSRTSAPGKYHFDLEGLLAKLDGNGGYTGSPYQYHLKWSEDGKVPTTLNRRFRDQDLAELRTTIAAQMPGGVAEKDGIAAITTPGTIVERYSPGFEFSATVDQWADRETGEAVAQHRAVVPRVFAKAGWAGTERWNVGPFMPAQDPLRCSCRTRDAMLVSLMPYSGQNLGHVGDAAVGSATTRLLRDGVQVASSASAGFLATEVPAGQATYRLETEAVRGNSPFSTRQSAAWTFRSGSTTESTPLPLTLIRFAPKLNDRNEAPAGGLYAVPVHLQVQHGAARGTLTSLKVEVSYDDGATWRAARLNGQTAVIEHPQRAGYVSLRATATDSEGTKAEQTVIHAYRLSTR; encoded by the coding sequence GGCATGCGGTTCCACATCTCCAAGCAAGGTGCTGACACCCACGTCCTGCCGTACGACGCGGCGGCGCTGGTGGCCGAGGGACGGGTCGACCGGCGACTGTTCAACGTGACAAGACTGGCCGAACTCGACTTCGACGACCGGTCGCGCGGTGACATTCCGTTGATCGTCGCCGGGAGCAGCGAGAAACTTCGGGCCATGACGTCCGTCGGGCGCAAACTCGGCCTCGGCAGTGTCGGCGCCGTGGCACTGCGCGAGCCGAAGGCCCAGGCGGCGGAGTTCTGGAACAGCGTACGTGGCAGCGCGAAGAGAACGCTGGCGACCGGAGTGCAGAAGATCTGGCTGGACGGCACGGTGGAGGCCACGCTGGACCGCAGCGTCCCGCAGATAGGGGCAACGGCCGCCTGGCAGGCCGGACACACCGGGGCCGGCACCAAGGTCGCCGTGCTCGACACCGGCATCGACACCGGGCACGCCGATCTGTCGGACGCCGTCGTGCAGGAGCAGGACTTCACCGGCAGCGAGTCCGGCACCGACGACCGTTCCGGCCACGGAACCCATGTCGCCTCGATCATCACGGGCAGTGGCGCGGCCTCCGGCGGCAACCACCGCGGCGTCGCGCCCGATACCCAACTGCTCAACGGCAAGGTGCTGGGCGATGACGGTACGGGCTCGGAGTCCGGGGTGCTGGCGGGCATGGAATGGGCCGTCGCGCAGGGCGCGGACGTGGTGAACCTCAGCCTCGGCTCCAGCGACCCGGGCGACGGGACCACGCCGCTGGAACAGGCGGTCGACCGGCTCACGGCCGAGTCCGGCGCGTTGTTCGTCGTCGCTGCCGGCAACGACGGACCAGGCAGCCAGACCGTCGGCAGCCCGGCCTCGGCCGATGCCGCCCTGGCCGTCGGGGCGGTGGACAGCTCCGACCACCTGGCCGAGTTCTCGTCCCGGGGTCCGCGCGTCGGCGACGGGGCGATCAAGCCCGACCTGACGGCTCCTGGCGTCGGCATCGTCGCCGCCCGGGCTCAGCACGCGACCGTCGGTGAACCGGTCGGCGCCGGCTACTCCCGGTTGAGCGGAACCTCGATGGCAACCCCGCACGTCGCGGGCGCCGCCGCGATCCTGGCCGGGCAGCACCCCGACTGGACCGCCGGCCGGCTGAAAGCCGCACTGATGGGCACAGCCGAGCCCAACCAAGCCCTCACCGTCTACCAGCAGGGCTCGGGCCGGGTCGATGTCGCACGAGCGACGACTCAGCAGGTTCGGCCGGCCATCGGTAGCCTGAACCTGGGCACGGCGCAGTGGCCGCACCACGACGACCAGCCGATCACCCGTACGGTGACCTATCACAACGACAGTGACCAGCCGGTCACCCTGACCCTGTCCGCCGACGACGTCGAAGCCCCCGGGGGCGAACCAGCTCCCGCCGGGATGTTCACGGTGACAGCGAAAAATCTGACCGTACCGGCGCACGGATCGGCCTCGGCCGGTCTGATCGCCCATCCCGCGGTCGATGGGCCGGACGGGACCTACAAAGGGGCACTGGTCGCCAGCGCCGGCACCACGCGGGTGCGGATCACCGTCGCTCTCTATCGCGAGGTGGAAAGCTACGACGTGACGGTCAAGACGGTGGACTGGGACGGCCGCCCCGCTCGGCCGGACCACTTCCTGATCGCCAACGTCGACAGGCCCGGCTTCGCCTTGCTGCACTTCCCGGAGGCGACGTCCTCCGTACGGCTGCCGAAAGGCAGGTACTACTTCGATTCGTTCCTCTTCAGGATCAACAGCGAACAGCCTTTCAGTTACAGCGCCGCCTACTTCATCGAGCCGGAGACCACTGTCTCCGGCACCACGACGCTGACTCTGGACGCGCGCGACACCGTGCCGATCGGCTTCGGCACGGACCGCCCCGAAGCGGAGCTGGGCGGGCACCAGATCTCCAGTTGGCGTGATACGCCCTACGCCGGCGAGGACTCGATCGGATTCTCGGCCGGGGGCACCGACTTGTTCCCGATCGTCGAGGACCTCCGGATCCGGCCGTCGCGGACTTCGGCACCGGGCAAGTACCACTTCGACCTGGAAGGCCTTCTCGCCAAGCTGGACGGCAACGGCGGCTACACGGGAAGCCCGTACCAGTACCATCTGAAGTGGTCGGAGGACGGCAAGGTCCCCACCACGCTGAACCGCCGGTTCCGCGACCAGGATCTCGCCGAGCTACGGACCACGATCGCCGCACAGATGCCGGGCGGGGTTGCCGAGAAGGACGGAATTGCAGCGATCACGACGCCCGGAACGATCGTCGAGCGCTACTCACCAGGCTTCGAGTTTTCCGCCACCGTCGACCAGTGGGCCGACCGGGAGACGGGCGAGGCGGTCGCTCAGCACAGGGCAGTCGTTCCCCGAGTCTTCGCCAAGGCGGGGTGGGCAGGCACAGAGCGATGGAACGTCGGGCCGTTCATGCCCGCGCAGGATCCCCTGCGCTGCTCGTGCCGGACACGGGACGCGATGCTCGTCAGCCTGATGCCGTACTCCGGCCAGAACCTCGGCCACGTCGGTGATGCGGCCGTCGGTTCCGCCACCACCAGACTGCTGCGCGACGGCGTCCAGGTCGCCTCGTCCGCGTCGGCCGGTTTCCTGGCCACCGAAGTACCGGCCGGGCAGGCGACGTACCGGCTGGAGACCGAGGCGGTTCGCGGCAACTCGCCGTTCAGCACCCGTCAGTCCGCTGCCTGGACCTTCCGGTCGGGCAGCACGACCGAAAGCACCCCGCTGCCGTTGACGCTGATCCGGTTCGCGCCGAAGCTGAACGATCGGAACGAGGCGCCGGCCGGAGGGTTGTACGCCGTACCGGTCCACCTGCAGGTGCAGCACGGAGCTGCGCGCGGAACGTTGACCTCGCTGAAGGTCGAGGTCTCCTACGACGACGGCGCGACCTGGCGAGCGGCCAGGCTGAACGGGCAGACCGCAGTGATCGAGCATCCGCAGCGGGCCGGCTACGTGTCGCTGCGGGCGACGGCGACCGACTCGGAGGGAACCAAAGCCGAGCAGACAGTGATCCATGCCTACCGGCTGAGCACGCGATGA